A window of Periplaneta americana isolate PAMFEO1 chromosome 7, P.americana_PAMFEO1_priV1, whole genome shotgun sequence contains these coding sequences:
- the Alg-2 gene encoding programmed cell death protein 6 has product MAHFASPMPSREFLWDVFSRVDKDRSGYISADELQVALSNGTWTPFNPETVRLMIGMFDKQNRGTVNFEDFGALWKYVTDWQNCFRTFDRDNSGNIDRNELKIALTTFGYRLSEGLIDMLLRKFDRSGRGIIFFDDFIQCCVVLYTLTAAFRQYDTDQDGIITIHYEQFLSMVFNLKI; this is encoded by the exons atgGCACATTTTGCATCGCCAATGCCAAGTAGAGAGTTTTTGTGGGATGTGTTCTCGAG AGTTGACAAGGATCGGAGTGGATACATTTCAGCTGATGAACTGCAAGTGGCATTATCGAATGGAACATGGACCCCCTTCAATCCTGAGACTGTTCGGCTTATGATAG GAATGTTTGACAAGCAGAATAGAGGAACAGTTAACTTCGAGGACTTCGGTGCCTTATGGAAATATGTAACAGATTGGCAGAATTGTTTCCGGACATTTGATCGTGATAACTCAGGCAATATAGACCGCAATGAACTCAAGATAGCCCTCACAACGTTTGGCTACCGACTGTCTGAAGGATTAATTGATATGCTTCTTCGAAAATTTGACCGCTCTGGAAGAGGCATTATATTCTTTGATGATTTTATTCAGTGCTGTGTTGTACTGTAT ACTTTAACTGCAGCATTCCGTCAATATGATACAGACCAAGATGGTATTATTACAATTCACTATGAACAGTTTCTTAGCATGGTTTTCAATCTCAAGATCTGA